The Haploplasma axanthum region TAATTTTGCTAATGCATCAGCTTTAACAACTGATGGTCATGCAAGAGTTGGAGAAGAAGCATTTACTTCTATAGAAATTAGTGATGCAATTGAAGTGCCATCAACTATTACTGTAAAGGAAGAAGATACTAAGGCAGGTTACACAAAATATGCTAAGATTACAGTTCGTGTTTGGATTGAAGGTTGGGATGGAGAAGCATTCAATGCAATCTTAGGTGGTAAGTTAAATCTTAACTTTACATTCACTGCTGCTGAATAAGTTTTAAGATAATTTTCTTTGAGTATATATAATGAGGAAGCCTTAAATGGCTTCCCATTAAACTCAAATATATTGAAAAAATTAATAAGGAGTTACATAAATGAAAGAGAATAAAAAATCAAACGGAAGCAAGATTATATCAGTTATAGGAAATGTTATATTTTATACATTTATTTTGGTTTTATTACTTTTTTCAATAGTCAATTTGAGTGCGAAAAAGGAAGATGATGTACCAACATTGTTTGGTAGAGGATTTGTTACAGTACTTAGTGATTCGATGAACGGAGATAAGAAAGATTCGTTTAAAGAAGGAGCGTTAGTATTTGTAAAAGATCTAAATGATGATGATAAAAAGAATTTAAAAGTTGGAGATGTTGTTGTTTTTTGGGGACAATTATCGATTGATGATCCAAAATTACAAGCACATATAATTCATAGAATTATTAAAATTGAAGGAAACAATATTACTACACAAGGTGATAGCCTAAGAAATGCAAATACTACAGAAACAAATGATATAAGTAGAATTAAAGCACTTGCGACTGGACATGTTGAAGGATTAGGAAAACCAATTAATTATTTAAGAACATCAACTGGTTTTGCATTATTTATTCTATTACCATTATTTATATTATTAATTGTTCAAATTACAATTTTAGTTGTTAATGTTGTTAATAGAAATAAAGAAAGATTAAGAATTGATCATGAAGCTGAAAAAGCAAGATTAAAAGAAGAAATTTTGAAAGAGTTAAAAGAGAAACAATAACTTAAAGGTGGTGATTTAAATGGGCAATTTTGCAAAATGGTATATAGATATTCTACAA contains the following coding sequences:
- a CDS encoding S26 family signal peptidase; this translates as MKENKKSNGSKIISVIGNVIFYTFILVLLLFSIVNLSAKKEDDVPTLFGRGFVTVLSDSMNGDKKDSFKEGALVFVKDLNDDDKKNLKVGDVVVFWGQLSIDDPKLQAHIIHRIIKIEGNNITTQGDSLRNANTTETNDISRIKALATGHVEGLGKPINYLRTSTGFALFILLPLFILLIVQITILVVNVVNRNKERLRIDHEAEKARLKEEILKELKEKQ